Proteins encoded within one genomic window of Dermatophilus congolensis:
- a CDS encoding LacI family DNA-binding transcriptional regulator: MTTIRDVAALAGVSVATVSRALSGSDRVTPATRQRVQAAAAELHYHPNAVAAAMRTGRTGTIGLVVASLANPFITRLAASIEAQCRARGWTLTIATGSEDPDEQARVTSILLRQQVDGLFIVLADNSTGSLDRIAQSGTPIVAIDRRTTIEAHASILNDPTCALEDLATHLYEQGYQRPAIISGPTSVSTGHGRAHIALQALTRAGYNDFPIPIHHGDFTAEHGTQATTKLLESPQPPDVIVALSNLVAQGALHELQRRNIDVGPQIGLTAYDDEPWFELTNPPLTCVTQPVTEMAQAGIETLAALIEHKARHIEPAPLTGSRLIIRQSTCRRT; this comes from the coding sequence ATGACCACTATTCGTGACGTGGCGGCACTAGCCGGAGTGTCCGTAGCAACCGTCTCCCGCGCACTGTCCGGCAGTGATCGAGTCACCCCTGCCACTCGTCAACGTGTCCAAGCCGCAGCCGCTGAGCTGCATTACCACCCCAACGCTGTTGCAGCAGCCATGCGCACAGGACGCACCGGCACCATCGGACTCGTTGTTGCCTCGCTAGCTAACCCCTTTATCACCCGCCTGGCTGCCAGCATTGAAGCCCAATGTCGTGCCCGAGGATGGACGCTGACCATCGCCACCGGCAGTGAAGACCCTGACGAGCAAGCTCGCGTGACTTCCATACTGCTCAGACAACAAGTTGACGGACTTTTCATCGTCCTAGCAGACAACAGCACCGGCAGCCTGGACCGCATTGCTCAATCAGGAACCCCCATCGTCGCCATCGACCGGCGCACCACCATCGAAGCCCACGCCAGCATCCTCAACGACCCCACCTGTGCGCTGGAAGACCTCGCCACCCACCTGTACGAACAGGGATACCAGCGCCCCGCAATCATCAGCGGCCCCACCTCCGTATCCACCGGTCACGGCCGCGCCCACATCGCCCTCCAAGCGTTAACCCGTGCTGGCTATAACGACTTTCCCATCCCTATCCACCACGGGGACTTCACCGCAGAGCACGGAACCCAAGCAACCACAAAACTCCTCGAATCCCCACAGCCACCAGATGTCATCGTGGCGCTATCGAACCTCGTCGCCCAAGGAGCCCTACACGAGCTTCAACGCCGCAACATCGACGTCGGCCCCCAAATCGGCCTCACCGCCTACGACGATGAACCCTGGTTCGAACTAACCAACCCGCCACTGACCTGCGTCACCCAGCCCGTGACCGAAATGGCACAAGCTGGCATCGAAACCCTCGCAGCCCTCATTGAGCACAAAGCCCGCCACATCGAACCCGCCCCGCTCACCGGATCCCGCCTCATCATTCGCCAATCAACCTGCCGCAGAACCTAA